The following DNA comes from Mucisphaera calidilacus.
GATGAGATCTCAGCACGGGCACAGATCATCAGCGTCCTGCCCGAGCCTGCACGGACCGACGCGGGCAACATCCTGCTGGACTGTCTTGACGCTATGCAGAACCCCGGGGACGGCCTCTGGGGTGGCGGTGAACCCTATGTGAGGGTCTCGGGAGGCTTCAAGGCATCGCTGGTCTACCGGAACCGGCGACCGATGCCCCGTCCGGAACGAATCTACGACACCACGATGAACTGCCTGCGTCAGCAACGCGCCAACCGGGTCACGTGGGTCTCCAATCTCCTGAACCTGATCCTCTCGGTCCGCCCCCATCTCGATCATAAGATCCCCGCCCGGGACCGCGAGGACCTCGTGCGGATCAGCATCGACAATCTCTCGACCTGTCGGCGAGAGGACGGCGGATTCTCCATCGAGAGCAAGGGCTCGTGGCCTGCGCCCAACGACGGGATCGTTCTCGGACACGGACGCGTCGAGGGCGACATGAACTCCGCGGCACTGGCGCTCCAGGTCTGGTTCAACCTCCTCGATCTCATGGGGCTGGAGCCGCGCCCGCCGGCCTCGGCAGAAGGATTCAGAGCGGCCATGCCCGAGCGTCTGACCGCCCGATGACGTGACCCCGCGCTCACACCGAAAGGTAAAGGTCGTCCGCATGCAGCTTCAATCACAACGGCGAACAGCACAACATCCCCTGCTTCGCCGGGGCACGCCGCCCGGTCTGATCCTGGTGGTGACCATGCTGTTGATGCTCGCCGCGTTCTCTGTCGCACAAGCACAGCATGATCCTCGTCTGCTGATCGAGGACGAGAGCTGGTCGGCGTACCGCACACGGGTGATGGCTGATGACCGCCTGACCTCATTACGGCTCTGGATGAAGGATGAGGCCAACCGCATGCTCGAGCAGCCGGTCAGCGTTCGTGAACTGGAAGGCATCAGGCTGCTCACCGTGGCTCGTCGCGTCCTCAGCCGCGTGCTCGTGCTATCGCAGACCTACCACCTGACCGGTGACGATCGCTACGCCAGCCGCGCGATCGAAGAGATGCTCGCCGCCGCTCGATTCGAGGACTGGAATCCCGACGTGATGCTGGACGTGGCCACCTTTGCCACCGCGTTGTCACTCGGCCACGACTGGCTCCACGACGTGTTGACGCCTTCCCAGCGACACGAGATCAGGCAGGCGCTCAAAACCAGAGCGCTCGACGTCTACCCACCGACCGACCACTTCCTCTGGACCTCCAGCAACAACTGGAATCAGGTCTGCCTGGGCGGGCTGACGCTCACCTGCCTGATCCTCGAGGAGGAGTTCCCCGACCAGACCGCCGCCATGATGGAGCAGGCGCGGGCCCACTGGCACCACGGTCTCCAGTCCTTCGAACCGGACGGCGTCCCCTTTGAGGGGCCGGGGTACTGGTCGTACGGGGCGAGCTACACCGCCATCATGTTCGCCGCCCTGCAGACAGCCAAAGGGGAAGACCCGAGAGAGCACGTCACCGAGGGCTCGCGGAAGGGCGCCACCTGGCGACTCCTCCTCGATACCACGTCGGACAGCTGGTACAACTTCGCCGACAACATCGAGTCCCTGCGCATCGA
Coding sequences within:
- a CDS encoding prenyltransferase/squalene oxidase repeat-containing protein, translated to MQKQRDRLEQLFEGLYQWLGRLYVPDQHGFVYQLSSLENPERFSPDLESTAQALIILHRSGLTEHLPDETRLGVAEFFNRHQHPDGYFRAPGGPDHNTDRMLGRYLSYATGVLDSLGVEPRYPLPRQLRGEGQDRLPLDENALRAWVDQRSWDNPWRAIDEISARAQIISVLPEPARTDAGNILLDCLDAMQNPGDGLWGGGEPYVRVSGGFKASLVYRNRRPMPRPERIYDTTMNCLRQQRANRVTWVSNLLNLILSVRPHLDHKIPARDREDLVRISIDNLSTCRREDGGFSIESKGSWPAPNDGIVLGHGRVEGDMNSAALALQVWFNLLDLMGLEPRPPASAEGFRAAMPERLTAR